The Eubalaena glacialis isolate mEubGla1 chromosome 3, mEubGla1.1.hap2.+ XY, whole genome shotgun sequence nucleotide sequence TAAGTGATAATGTGTCCTTCTTAGTATAAGAtaccaggaagcacatgaaattAATGTGCCCCACTGTCGATAATTCTATGTTTGATCACTTATCTAAGGTTGTATCCATCATATGTTCTTTCACTGTACTTAATAAGTAATCTGAAGGGTATTTCTTTGAGAATGTGTGAATACCCTGTTCTTTCTACAATTATTAGTTGTCATTCTTCAGCAAAGAAGGCTTTCCCTCCTTCTATCCCacacccactttttaaaaatatcactatggactcatggattttttttcttgtctacaGAGTCTAAAAGTTTACTGGGATATGTTAGAGTTGACCATTCTGAGTCAATTTTTCCAGATACACAGTGGGTTCTTTCAATattatattcaagtcttttatttctAAGAAATGGTCTTgtattatagttttaaatatattaattctgttccactattttgtctttttctttgggaGTCTCCAAATATATTTATGTTAGGTCTTCTTTGCCTAACTTCTGCATTACTTTCTCTCTGATTCTTATTACAGCTCTCTATATTTAGTTCTCTTCTCTGAGCTGTTTCATGCCTTTCCTCAATGCCAAATATATTTTCAGTTGAATCTATTCTCCTTTGACTAACTTGTAATTCAGTCTATTTCTAAGATAATTGTgtcatttttcaatttgtttcctGAGTTCAGTAAACTTTCACTTCACAACTTCcagttttttgcccattttggttctaagttttaaaatttctgattcaAGCTGTTTTGTCTTATCTGCAAGTGTTTGTTAAAGGACATTTAATTCAGATTGGTGGATTGTGTAACAGTTTTCTTCTACTTCGTGActgcttttgggggagaattTCCACTTCCTGaaatgttttgattttcattttctattttcttctcataGTAGTTTTGTATGAATGTCATCTGCCACTTTCTGTTTACTTTGTAGTGCTCTATTTTTCCGAATCAGCAATAATACAGACAGGTGAGAGGGTCTGGGGAGACTACTAGATTTGTTAGTACAAGAGCGCCCTCTTCTGTTAGTATAGTGAAATGATTATTTGGTGGGAAGGAGAAGGGTGGATCTTCTGATTTTGTGATTGTCTTTTCCACTTCTCATTTCTTACTTCCCCTTCACCACCAGGTCTCCAAAGAGCACCCCCTCCTTCTAGGTCACCCCCATCTCTCCTAGATACAATGCTTTTCCAAAGCTACCACCCATAAACCTATATATTTCAAGTCCCTTGTTTTTGATTCTCCAAGTAACCAGAGTTCTACTCCACCACGTCTCAGACCTCTTCTCAGCATGCCTCTAATCAGGACAGGGCTTTCTCTTTCTAGGGGGTGATTTTATCTATGCTCCATCACCTCTAGccccctgctccctctcctctTTTCACATGGTCTCTGTGATGCTGGCTTCGCTGGATTTCGGTGTTTATATGCCTATTGTCATGTAATTTGAGGTTTGTAGTATTCTATTAGATGCAGTAGTCGTGAGTTATGGGTGCTTTTATTTGCACTCATTGTTTCTCTGTATAGGTTGTTTTGGTGAATGTGTGGAGAGTTTTAGAATTAGGCAGTTACCCTTATTCTACAGGAACCCAAAATGCCTTAGAAAGTCTGAGGTTAGACAGAtcttctgttaaaaaaataaataaatgaagcaaaccCGAGAATGTCTCTGGCAATATCTCATTTACACTGCAAGGATTCAAAGGGTAAGGGAGAGACACTAAGTGAGACAGACTTGAGGGAGGCTCAAAACTCTTGTCCTGAGTGAAATGGAGCAGCTTACCTGAGTAAGGTTCCACTGCAGCTGCTGAGCTGGCTGAACCCCATACATAGTCTGGGGCATAGCTGCCATGCCTGCCATGTAGCCGGCCTGCTGGGTGGTCATCATTCCGTTTGGCACACCCATCATGGATGCCTGCATGCCACCCATATAGCCTGCAGGCATGGCCATGGGGGCAACCATACCAGAAGCTCCTGGCTGAGCTACCATGCCTACTGGTGGGGGCATCATGCTCCCCATTAGGCTGTTAGGAGGTGTAACCCCAGGGAAGCTGGGGTAGGCTGTGGGATATGCCATCTGAGCAGGAGCCATGAACATTGCTGCCAAGAAAACATACATACAGATCTGTTAAAGAGGAATGCGTACGAGGTGAGTCCAAACTCTCACTGGCTGCTCCTTTCCAGCTAGAATTCCTCAGGATTACTCAACTCAGAATGCTCTTTTACACAGCAAAACGGTTAGACAGAGCCCCTACAAGACTTGCTATGGCTTCCAGCAGGCTGCTGACCCAGCCACTTCCCCTTTAGGGTCCAGATCCGGACCCTGAGTCAGACTTCACAGAGCTGTGATGCCAGACCCCACAGAAGTATGGCTCTGAGTTACGTTAATCTCTATCTCCTGATACTTGGTAGCTTCACAAGGAATGTCATGTTCAGGTTTATTTGGAGTATGATGTCCTGGCCCCCAGAGCAACTGCCCCTGTCACAACAAATGATTCCTGCATGTAAGGCCTCACGTCTCTGTCCGGCACATTGCCATGACCCCCATGAACTCTACCTTGGGCAGGCATCTGAGGCGTCTGGGATCCATAGAGTGAAAGGATGGAGTCTTTAGAGAGCTGCTTCTTGCCTGTTTCTTCTGATTTGCTCCCTGGCTCTGGAAACAGGTTTAGGTTTTCGGGAACAGAGCCGGCACTCCCCGCGGTTGGCATGGAACCTACAACCTTAGGGCAAAGAGGGCGGGGGGTGGAGATTGGAATGGTCCTCATGGGGGTCTCTGTAAGGACCTCCTGCATCTCTCTGCCGCTTCTAACATTTGCAATAAGAGTTCGTGGCTCGAGTTAATAGCTTCCTGACACTTTTACCATACAAATATCTGGAAACACCTGATAGTTAAGCTCTGGTACAATTCTTTGTTCTTTAGCAAAACAATGTGATTTGGTGGAAAACtaacacataaacaaataaaaatgacctACAACCGATGAATCCAGAACTGAATTAAGATCCCAGTGccaccacttactagttgtgcaACGAGAAGCTAGTCACATTAACTTTTCTGAACTaacatttcctcatctataaaagatCCATTTTGCAGGGTTGTGGTGagtattttaaatcataaatgaaatatacaaaatgaGATAGAAAATCACCTAGCACTGTGCCTGTTGTACACAGCAGGTGTTCCACAAATGGTAGCCATTAAAGGTTTCAAGTCTTTCCTACTTACAAACTCTCTGGCAATAACTCAGGCTGAGGAGCTGACCTACAGGATCAGTCTTTACAACCTGACACACCTTCAACAGAAGTCCACTCAAAGGGCCCACTCTTTTTGGGCAGGAGACAACATGGAATGAATAGTAACCTTAGGCTGTAACACAGATGATAGCGTTAAGGGAAGAATCAAGAAAACCAAAGTCCAATTCCACCAAGGAAGCATGACTTGGTTCCATGATTAAGTTATCAAAATCACACTTTCCAGAATGCTCTTGAATCCTGAGGCACCCACAAGACTCACCTTTCTGGAAACTGAAGAAGAGGGAGATGGAACAGAGGCCAAAAGATCTAAATCCTTCTCTAGGGTATTACTGGTCTTACTATTTGCAATGGAGCAGGACACAGGAGCATCTGGAAAGAGAGATCAAAGTTAAAACATAGCACTGCTCATTaagcccattccttccttctattctAGACACAAAGCAGCGAAGGCCCACATGCTCCATCATGGACCCAGAAATCTATGTTCTGGAACCACCCAGCTTGGATGGGGCATCTCATAAGAGGCCTCACCCCACATTCCCCAGAACAGTCTGGAGAAGCCTGTAGCCCAGCTTTCAGGCAAAGGACAGCAGAAACCCAGGCTTGAAGGCTACATTAGCACCACCGCAAGGGGGCTGGCTGGCTCCTTTCGGGCTATTTGAGGGGCAAAGCTGTGTAGGATTCATTTTCAGAGGGAAATGAAAAGTATAGACATTAGAAGCCGAAGTAGCCAATAACCTAAATCAGCAGGAATGGACTGAAACAAAGTATAGCCATCAGTACTGTGAAAGGTAAGAATAGGCTCTATTTCTGAAAGGGGTAGAACCACTAGCTCAGGGTTTCAAAAGTTTGGAGGAAAATCATGATCACAAGGTAATGGGCCGTCTCAGAAACAGGATGCACCTGGAAAATGagagggatgggggcagggctCACAGGTGCTGGTTTAGTGAAACTTGCTAACGTTTAATGAATGCTTAGTTTGTGCTGGGCAAGGAGCTAAGAGTTTTAgaggcattatctcatttaatccttccaacaTCATCTTTGAAGTAGACTCGTATCATCCTCACTACATAGGTTAGGAAAGTAATGTTTAGAGGTTAAGTAAgctacccaaggtcacatagatagtaagtggcagagttgggacttTGGCTTCAAAGGCCATGCTCCACCACTACTCTATCACTGTACATTTTTCACAGTACAGTGAAAAATGAAACACCTCTTAGAACAACTGCTCAGATGTAAAACAACAGGAAGAACACGAGGGAACAATCTTAGTGATGAAGCCACCAACTGAAGAGTCCCATCTCTACCTATCTTCCCAGGATCACAGAGAATTCATCAAAATTTGTATGATTATGGGAGTGGAAAAGTCTAACTCTTACCAAGGCCCAACAAATCCATGACAGGTGCTGTGGATTTCGGGGAACTTTTCCGAGGTAGCTGTAGATCTTCTTTTTTCTGTGGCTAAGGTGAAAATACGTTACAGAAAGAAATAAGCAGGTGTTTTTGAACCTTCTATTCTCCTCTCTGCTGTAAAGCCACAGGGGTTCTTGTGGCTTGGCTGCTGTTATTCAGAGAGTTATCAAAGAAACACAACTCAGGAAGCGTCGTGTGAAAAAATCAAGTCAGGAGGCACAGTGCAGAAATCAAACctaaagtgaaaaacaaagcTGTCATCTGTGCTTATTTGGCTTTCTGAAGAGACAGATCTTTCTGAAACCAAGACAACCACAGATCAGGGTATCCAACAGGAGCAGCAGTTTCTGGTCCCAGGAAAAGCCAAGAATAAAGGCAGGTGTCTGATGGTACAAGAGCCAACACATCTCCCAGTGATTAGAAAACCTTTAATACCGAAAAGGAGCTCAGTTAAAGGTTACCTAATTCACTATGCCAGTATCACTAAGGAATGTGTTCTGCAGACAGTGcaattcagaatgatgatagaAGACTCTTCCTTAAGCAAATAGTAAAAAGTCCTCTTTCCCTAGAATCTAAACTCCTATAGTGGAGCATCTACTACCACTGCCACAATATGTCCTGTGGGAAAAGAAAGGTGTCTACTTCCATATGACAGAGCAAGAATACAAGAAGGGATGGTTTAAAATGGATGAGGATAGCCTGGCTTCTGGACTGTTCTTAACCACAACAGGAGAACGAGGTAAAGAAGGTCTAAGGAGAGAAGGACTAATGTAGCATCTGCTCAGAAGGTGTCACAGAGCCTTGGCATTCTGCCCTGAAACGTGCCTCTTGCTCAGATGGGACAGATGCAGTTCCTAAGCTCCCATCTGGACCCCAAAAGAAGTGTTACAGAGCAGATCAGGCAGCAACAAGGCAATGAGAAAGCAGCAGAAATGTCAGTGGGTGATCTAACCTAAACGTGGCCCCCCTTTAACCCCAGGTGCAATGGTGAGATACGCTATCAACACCACCCCACCCGTCCCCTCCACATGTGAACACGCCATGTGAACAAGGCCACCCACACAGTACACATACTTCCCCACTTACCATTTTAACTTTCTCAAAAACAACaggttccatttttttctccggAGCTGGTTCGCTCCCTCTTTTCCACttgtcatctttttctttctatgatgatttaacaaaacaagacaaagaacaGGCCCCATGGTGACTAACAGTTCAACAAATTATAACCTCAAATGGCCCAAAAGGACACAAATATCCCTACTGAATCTGATGTAGGAGTCTGACAAACTCGGGGGGTTCTTGGTGTGGGGCATGAGCGTTGGCTTCTTCCACCCTGGCCTCAAGGCTGCAAGAggcatttttcaaatttcttaagcACCTCCCTCCTTGTTCTGTCTAACACACTTATGACCGCTAGTGTGCAGACTGGGTTATCTACAGGGGTTAAACCATTTCACCGGTTTGCTGTCCCTTTTTGACCCTAGTTTAACTTGCTCATCTTGGCACAGGGGTGAAAACTGTTCATCTTACTCGGCATACAGCCTTTGTGATTTTCTAACTTCCATCAAAAGTTCTCTCCCTCTtcatctccttttttaaaaataagaaaataaaccaagcttaaagattagaaaaacaaaaaccaagaaaataaggcaaaaatgAGTAAAAGGATTCAAGTATCCCTTTTAGGGTGTCCTGAATGCATCACCTGTATAAAACCAAAAAGCACATCAAAACCAGAATATTAGAAAGTCTTTCTCAGTTTTTGTTACTTTCAGAGGCAGTTTCATAATACTTGCACAGATTATACTGTTCCTGGTCACATTTTTATCATCAAAAGAAATCTAAATGCATAACAGAGCCACAAAGTAAACAAGAACACAGGCATATAAAAGGAAGTATAGGCGGCGGAGGCGGGGCTCGCGTCGGGCCCGCCCGGGGAGCCGCAGGCAGTGGTCGAGGAGGCGGCGCGGCGGACCGACAGTAGCGCCCGCGCTGCGGCCCACGGGACCGCGCCGCGACCGCCCGGGCCGGCCCCGAGgagcgcccgccgccgccgccgccgccgccgctgccgcgcgGACCAAGGTTATGAACGTGATTTCTGATGAAACTGGATTGGAATAATTTTCATGatctttgtatatttatatatattttaaaattttgcatttgaCTTAAAGTGCCATGAGAAATTTTGCGTATTGCAAGGTGGTCCTAGCCACCTCCTTGATTTGGGTACTCTTGGATATGTTCCTGCTGTTTTACTTCAGTGAATGCAACAAATGtgatgaaaaaaaagagagaggacttccTGCTGGGGATGTTCTAGAGCCAGTACAAAAGCCTCATGAAAGTCCTGGAGAAATGGGGAAACCAGTCGTCATTCCTAAAGAGGATcaagaaaagatgaaagagaTGTTTAAAATCAATCagttcaggcttccctggtggcgcagtggttgagaatctgcctgcccatgcaggggacacgggttcgagccctggtctgggaagatcccacatgctgcggagcaactgggcccgtgagccacaactactgagcctgcgcgtctgaagcctgtgctctgcaacaagaaaggccgcgatagtgagaggcccgcgcactgcgatgaagagtggcccccgctctccgcaactggagaaagccctcgcacagaaacgaagacccaacacagccaaaaataaataaataaatttatttttttt carries:
- the SMAP2 gene encoding stromal membrane-associated protein 2, translated to MTGKSVKDVDRYQAVLANLLLEEDNKFCADCQSKGPRWASWNIGVFICIRCAGIHRNLGVHISRVKSVNLDQWTQEQIQCMQEMGNGKANRLYEAYLPETFRRPQIDPAVEGFIRDKYEKKKYMDRSLDINAFRKEKDDKWKRGSEPAPEKKMEPVVFEKVKMPQKKEDLQLPRKSSPKSTAPVMDLLGLDAPVSCSIANSKTSNTLEKDLDLLASVPSPSSSVSRKVVGSMPTAGSAGSVPENLNLFPEPGSKSEETGKKQLSKDSILSLYGSQTPQMPAQAMFMAPAQMAYPTAYPSFPGVTPPNSLMGSMMPPPVGMVAQPGASGMVAPMAMPAGYMGGMQASMMGVPNGMMTTQQAGYMAGMAAMPQTMYGVQPAQQLQWNLTQMTQQMAGMNFCGANGMLSYGQSMNGGNGQAANQTLSPQMWK